One stretch of Laribacter hongkongensis DSM 14985 DNA includes these proteins:
- a CDS encoding putative bifunctional diguanylate cyclase/phosphodiesterase, with product MPSSFRSRLPRQLLCLGTGLACALAAYAAPRIGDVTPASLTTTLLLAALLLSWLGWGLSRHYWRRREHLYRSQRSELRDLRAQYDALIEQSLVGIYILKEHTLIYANQRASEMLGYPAGALAGKSLVDLMPPGVAHEIGESVRRRHRDNITEQHYVLPLIHRNGHRLSVELHSRLTEFRGERVIVGVGLDISARLETERTLQLAATVFENSSEGILLTDADGTLITVNPAFTRITGYTEEQALGRRSRMFRTDHVGQATNMQMMQSLAEHGHWQGEMFDRHRDGRLYPVWLSLSAVYDEDRVSNYVGVFTDISRRKAAEDRLVFLASHDPLTRLLNRDALFRKLEDICLSGIEQSFAVLFIDLDRFKLINDSFGHATGDNLLRIVAARLSFVVGSNALLARQGGDEFTLLLEDTGQRTAVIDMANRLLDELSQPITLENQELHITASIGIALAPEHGKDAATLLRHADTALYRAKDAGKNTFAFFTHTLHGLSNQRLALENALRHALPRNQLTLAYQPQIDPHRQRLVGVEVLLRWHHPELGQVSPATFIPLAEETGLILPIGRWVLETACRQLAAWDTAGFSVGHVAVNLSAHQFNDPGLTHHLKAVLSDSGLAARRLELEVTESTLINNPTAAIALMTELKELGVRLSIDDFGTGYSSLAQLKRFPLDTLKIDRTFVSGIPADASDLAITEAIIAMAKKLSLSVVAEGVETADQRDFLARCGSELIQGYFYSPPLAAEALHSFSRMFDSDAPPVALT from the coding sequence ATGCCTTCTTCTTTCCGCTCCCGCCTGCCACGCCAGCTCCTCTGCCTTGGAACCGGTCTGGCATGTGCGCTTGCAGCATATGCCGCCCCCCGGATCGGCGATGTCACACCGGCATCCCTGACCACCACGCTGCTGCTGGCCGCACTGCTGCTCTCCTGGCTGGGCTGGGGCCTGAGCCGCCATTACTGGCGCCGGCGCGAGCATCTCTACCGGAGCCAGCGCAGCGAATTGCGTGACCTGCGGGCACAGTACGATGCCCTGATCGAGCAATCACTGGTCGGCATCTACATCCTCAAGGAACACACGCTGATCTACGCCAACCAGCGCGCCAGCGAAATGCTCGGGTATCCGGCCGGCGCACTGGCCGGCAAATCCCTTGTTGACCTGATGCCTCCCGGAGTGGCGCACGAGATCGGTGAATCAGTCCGCCGGCGTCACCGGGACAACATCACCGAACAGCACTACGTCCTGCCACTGATCCACCGCAACGGCCACCGGCTGTCGGTGGAACTGCACAGCCGCCTGACCGAATTCCGTGGCGAACGGGTGATTGTCGGCGTCGGCCTCGACATCAGCGCTCGCCTGGAAACCGAGCGCACGCTGCAACTGGCCGCCACCGTGTTTGAAAACTCCAGCGAAGGCATCCTGCTTACCGATGCCGACGGCACCCTGATCACCGTCAATCCGGCGTTTACCCGCATCACCGGCTACACCGAGGAGCAGGCACTGGGACGCCGCTCGCGCATGTTCCGCACCGACCACGTCGGCCAGGCCACCAACATGCAAATGATGCAGTCGCTGGCCGAACACGGGCACTGGCAGGGAGAAATGTTCGACCGCCACCGCGACGGCCGCCTGTATCCGGTCTGGCTGTCCCTGAGCGCGGTATACGATGAAGACCGGGTATCCAACTACGTCGGCGTGTTCACCGACATTTCGCGCCGCAAGGCCGCCGAAGACCGGCTGGTGTTCCTCGCCAGCCATGATCCGCTCACCCGCCTGCTCAACCGTGACGCCCTGTTCCGCAAGCTCGAGGACATCTGCCTCTCCGGCATCGAGCAGTCCTTTGCCGTGCTGTTCATCGACCTGGACCGCTTCAAGCTCATCAACGACAGCTTCGGTCACGCCACCGGCGACAACCTCCTGCGCATCGTGGCCGCACGCCTGTCGTTTGTCGTGGGCAGCAATGCCCTGCTGGCCCGCCAGGGCGGTGACGAGTTCACCCTGCTGCTGGAAGACACCGGCCAGCGCACCGCCGTCATCGACATGGCCAACCGCCTGCTGGACGAACTGTCACAGCCCATCACGCTGGAAAACCAGGAACTGCACATCACCGCCTCCATCGGCATCGCCCTGGCCCCCGAGCACGGCAAGGATGCCGCCACCCTGCTGCGCCATGCCGATACCGCGCTTTATCGCGCCAAGGACGCCGGCAAGAATACCTTTGCCTTTTTTACCCACACCCTGCACGGCCTCTCCAACCAGCGGCTGGCACTGGAAAATGCCTTGCGCCACGCCCTGCCGCGCAATCAGCTTACCCTGGCGTACCAGCCACAAATCGACCCGCACCGCCAGCGCTTGGTCGGTGTCGAAGTCCTGCTGCGCTGGCATCACCCCGAGCTGGGCCAGGTGTCCCCCGCCACCTTCATTCCGCTGGCAGAGGAAACCGGGCTGATCCTGCCGATCGGCCGCTGGGTACTGGAAACCGCCTGCCGGCAGCTGGCAGCGTGGGACACGGCCGGATTCAGCGTAGGACACGTCGCGGTCAACCTGTCGGCCCACCAGTTCAATGATCCCGGCCTCACGCATCACCTGAAAGCGGTCCTGTCGGACAGCGGCCTCGCTGCCCGCAGGCTGGAGCTGGAAGTGACCGAAAGCACCCTGATCAACAACCCGACCGCTGCCATCGCCCTGATGACCGAGCTCAAGGAACTGGGCGTGCGCCTGTCGATCGACGACTTTGGCACCGGCTACTCCAGTCTGGCGCAGCTCAAGCGCTTCCCGCTCGACACGCTGAAAATCGACCGCACCTTCGTCAGCGGCATTCCGGCCGATGCCAGCGACCTGGCCATCACCGAAGCCATCATCGCCATGGCCAAGAAACTGTCGTTGTCCGTGGTGGCCGAAGGCGTGGAAACAGCCGACCAGCGTGATTTTCTGGCCCGCTGCGGCAGCGAACTGATCCAGGGCTATTTCTACAGCCCGCCGCTGGCCGCAGAGGCCCTGCATTCGTTCAGCCGGATGTTCGACAGCGATGCGCCTCCGGTCGCACTGACCTGA
- a CDS encoding multicopper oxidase family protein, whose protein sequence is MQRRHLLTALASLPLWPLAARANPHAHHGMPAPASTPAAPAPVARQPLSGGTSLREPARLANQSGTAGRFAGTLTLAETRHALLPGEPTRLWTFNGSVPGPLIELTAGDQVSLTLRNRLAESTTVHWHGLPVAPEFDGHPRQAIAPGNDFVARWQLPADWYGTYWYHPHPHGRTARQAAMGLAGAVLVRDPADPLAGLPESLLVISDQRFDTGNQVAAHTLADWMDGREGDVVLVNGQHHPRLTVAPGETRRLRVVNACAARYLRLAVPGARLVRVASDGGWLPAPQPVGDYLLVPGERSEFVVTFPHHSGTPLTLVSLPYARQKMMSPEQTAPVPLLDIGISSGREPAAPFTLPATLRPVVPLGAPVRRREIVLDERPHDMAAHAGHAMADPQRMVEGLFLIDGKTYDMDRVDLEARVGEVEAWEVVNRSHMDHPFHLHGGRFQLVAIDGRPVTPTWRDTVNLPPRSRLTLLTRFDHPGELLYHCHVLEHEDAGMMATLRVRA, encoded by the coding sequence ATGCAACGACGTCACCTGCTGACGGCGCTCGCCAGCCTGCCGCTGTGGCCGCTGGCTGCCCGCGCCAATCCGCATGCCCATCACGGCATGCCCGCCCCCGCATCCACGCCCGCCGCACCGGCTCCGGTCGCCCGCCAGCCCTTGTCAGGCGGTACCTCCCTGCGCGAACCGGCCCGCCTTGCCAACCAATCCGGCACGGCCGGCCGGTTTGCCGGCACACTGACCCTGGCCGAAACCCGCCATGCACTGCTGCCCGGCGAACCGACCCGGCTGTGGACCTTCAACGGCAGCGTACCGGGACCACTCATTGAACTCACCGCCGGCGACCAGGTCAGCCTGACCCTGCGCAACCGGCTGGCCGAATCCACCACCGTGCACTGGCACGGCCTGCCGGTGGCACCGGAGTTCGACGGCCACCCGCGTCAAGCCATCGCCCCCGGTAACGATTTTGTCGCCCGCTGGCAGCTGCCGGCCGACTGGTACGGTACCTACTGGTATCACCCGCATCCGCACGGCCGCACCGCACGCCAGGCGGCCATGGGGCTGGCCGGTGCCGTGCTGGTGCGCGATCCGGCGGACCCGCTGGCCGGCCTGCCGGAAAGCCTGCTGGTGATTTCCGACCAGCGTTTCGATACCGGCAACCAGGTGGCCGCCCACACATTGGCAGACTGGATGGACGGCCGCGAAGGCGACGTGGTGCTGGTCAACGGCCAGCATCACCCGCGCCTGACCGTCGCTCCCGGTGAAACCCGGCGCCTGCGCGTAGTCAATGCCTGCGCTGCCCGCTACCTGCGGCTGGCCGTGCCCGGAGCCAGACTGGTGCGGGTCGCCAGTGACGGCGGCTGGCTGCCGGCGCCGCAGCCGGTCGGGGACTACCTGCTGGTACCGGGCGAGCGCAGCGAATTCGTCGTCACCTTCCCGCACCATTCCGGCACACCGCTGACACTGGTGTCACTGCCTTATGCCCGGCAGAAAATGATGAGTCCGGAGCAGACCGCACCCGTCCCCCTGCTGGATATCGGGATCAGCAGCGGGCGCGAGCCGGCAGCGCCTTTCACCCTGCCGGCCACCCTCAGGCCGGTGGTGCCGCTCGGCGCACCGGTACGCCGGCGCGAAATCGTGCTGGACGAGCGCCCGCACGACATGGCGGCCCATGCCGGGCATGCCATGGCCGATCCGCAGCGCATGGTCGAAGGCCTGTTCCTGATCGACGGCAAGACCTACGACATGGACCGCGTCGACCTGGAGGCCCGCGTGGGTGAAGTCGAGGCATGGGAGGTGGTCAACCGCAGCCACATGGACCATCCCTTCCACCTGCATGGCGGCCGCTTCCAGCTGGTGGCCATCGATGGCCGTCCGGTCACGCCGACCTGGCGCGACACCGTCAACCTGCCGCCGCGCTCGCGCCTGACCCTGCTGACCCGCTTCGACCATCCAGGCGAACTGCTCTACCACTGCCACGTCCTCGAACACGAAGACGCCGGCATGATGGCCACCCTGCGGGTGCGGGCCTGA
- the rlmB gene encoding 23S rRNA (guanosine(2251)-2'-O)-methyltransferase RlmB — MSQKKLIHGFHAVNARLFQSPKSLIEIYITRGREDRRMQEALAKAADEGIRVIPLDNERLDAMTGHARHQGIAAVIDASHRIVNVDDVLDTLTTPPFLLILDGITDPHNLGACLRVADAMGVHAVLAPKDRSAGLNATVSKVACGAAETVPYIQVTNLARTLRDLKDRGIWIAGTDMDGQSDLYHFEAPESLAWVMGSEGEGMRRLTREHCDLLVSIPMFGTVESLNVSVATGMVLAETRRQHTLAAERRQA; from the coding sequence GTGTCGCAGAAAAAACTCATCCACGGTTTTCATGCCGTCAATGCCCGCCTGTTCCAGTCGCCCAAAAGCCTGATCGAGATCTACATCACCCGCGGCCGTGAAGACCGCCGCATGCAGGAAGCGCTGGCCAAGGCCGCCGACGAAGGCATCCGGGTCATCCCGCTCGACAACGAACGGCTCGATGCCATGACCGGTCACGCCCGCCATCAGGGCATCGCCGCCGTGATCGATGCCAGCCACCGCATCGTCAACGTCGACGACGTGCTCGACACCCTGACGACCCCGCCCTTCCTCCTGATCCTCGACGGCATCACCGACCCGCACAATCTCGGCGCCTGCCTGCGCGTGGCCGATGCCATGGGCGTACATGCCGTGCTGGCCCCCAAGGACCGCTCGGCCGGCCTCAACGCCACCGTCAGCAAGGTTGCCTGCGGTGCAGCCGAAACCGTGCCGTACATCCAGGTCACCAACCTCGCCCGGACCCTGCGCGACCTCAAGGACCGCGGCATCTGGATCGCCGGTACCGACATGGACGGCCAGAGCGACCTCTACCATTTCGAAGCACCGGAATCACTGGCATGGGTCATGGGATCTGAAGGCGAAGGCATGCGCCGCCTGACCCGCGAGCACTGCGACCTGCTGGTCAGCATCCCGATGTTCGGCACGGTGGAAAGCCTCAACGTGTCGGTTGCCACCGGCATGGTGCTGGCCGAAACCCGCCGCCAGCACACGCTCGCCGCCGAACGCCGCCAGGCCTGA
- a CDS encoding DUF411 domain-containing protein yields the protein MSYRLSRLLALLTAVSTVQAQALPTAVVHEQPGCGCCHLWVEHLKTSGFATKAAVAQDIWQKKQRLGVPQQLASCHTAEIGGYVFEGHVPADLVKQVLRDKPAIRGLAVPGMPAGSPGMEMPDGRKDRYQVIAFDRDGKTRVYATR from the coding sequence ATGTCTTACCGTCTTTCCCGCCTGCTGGCCCTGCTGACCGCTGTTTCAACCGTGCAGGCGCAGGCGCTGCCGACCGCCGTGGTCCACGAACAACCGGGTTGCGGCTGCTGCCACCTGTGGGTGGAGCACCTCAAGACTTCCGGCTTTGCCACCAAGGCCGCCGTGGCCCAGGACATCTGGCAGAAAAAGCAGCGTCTGGGCGTACCGCAGCAGCTGGCGTCGTGCCACACCGCCGAAATCGGCGGCTATGTGTTCGAAGGCCATGTGCCGGCCGATCTCGTCAAACAGGTACTGCGCGACAAGCCGGCCATCCGCGGGCTGGCCGTGCCGGGCATGCCGGCGGGGTCGCCGGGCATGGAAATGCCCGATGGCCGCAAGGACCGCTATCAGGTCATTGCCTTTGACCGTGACGGCAAAACCCGCGTCTACGCCACCCGCTGA